One window from the genome of Glycine soja cultivar W05 chromosome 12, ASM419377v2, whole genome shotgun sequence encodes:
- the LOC114379462 gene encoding aluminum-activated malate transporter 2-like, producing the protein MTSPNTNQEKAGVLGRVLALPKVVKGKVLSICRLTKEIAQDDPRKVIHSLKVGLAISLVSLFYYYQPLYENFGLSAMWAVMTVVVVFEYTVGATLGKGLNRTIATLAAGALGVGAHYLASLSGATGEPILIGAFVFVQAAIASFIRFFPKVKARYDYGMLIFILTFSLISVSGFREVEVLEMAHKRLSTIFIGGSACVMISIFVCPVWAGEEFHYSIAHKLEILGYFLEAFVRVYFKMSKEGESEDNKGDSKDKSFLEGYKTVLNSKSVDDSLANFAKWEPGHGKFRFRHPWDLYLKVGALSRQCAYRMEALDAHINSDIQGSQEMRSTIQEQCSEMCLEASQAFKELGSSIRTMTMPSSSDTHVANAKAAVKSLKTLLQSSSWKETDLLSLIPAATVASLLIDIVEFTEKIADSVNNLATLTHFEVVDTDKSSTKPQQPSQSSPHCECVEPGPKTDSLQLVILIEDSALAVSDSEKSNRV; encoded by the exons ATGACATCTCCAAACACAAACCAGGAGAAAGCAGGGGTGCTAGGTCGAGTATTGGCCTTGCCAAAAGTTGTTAAGGGGAAGGTGTTGAGCATTTGTAGGTTAACAAAGGAGATAGCACAAGATGATCCTAGAAAAGTGATTCATTCACTAAAAGTAGGACTTGCAATCTCACTGGTTTCTCTATTCTACTACTATCAACCACTATATGAGAATTTTGGTCTTTCAGCAATGTGGGCTGTGATGACTGTAGTGGTGGTTTTTGAGTATACAGTCG GAGCCACTCTAGGAAAAGGTTTGAATAGGACAATTGCAACATTGGCTGCTGGTGCTCTTGGTGTTGGGGCTCATTACTTAGCTAGCCTATCTGGTGCAACAGGGGAACCTATATTGATTGGAGCGTTTGTCTTCGTGcaag CTGCCATAGCATCATTCATAAGGTTTTTTCCGAAAGTGAAAGCAAGATATGACTATGGGATGCTTATATTCATCTTGACTTTCTCTTTGATATCCGTGTCTGGTTTTCGAGAGGTTGAAGTGTTGGAAATGGCACACAAGAGGCTATCAACCATATTCATAGGGGGTTCTGCTTGTGTGATGATTTCCATTTTTGTTTGCCCTGTGTGGGCTGGTGAAGAATTCCACTATTCCATTGCTCACAAGTTGGAAATACTTGGCTATTTCTTGGAAG CTTTTGTACGTGTATACTTCAAGATGTCAAAAGAAGGAGAATCTGAAGACAACAAAGGAGATTCTAAAGACAAGTCGTTTTTAGAAGGCTATAAAACGGTTCTCAATTCCAAAAGTGTTGATGACTCTCTG GCCAATTTTGCAAAATGGGAGCCAGGTCATGGCAAGTTTAGATTTCGTCATCCTTGGGACCTATACCTCAAAGTTGGTGCTCTTTCTCGCCAATGTGCATATCGAATGGAAGCTCTAGATGCACACATCAACTCTGATATCCAA GGGTCCCAAGAAATGCGTTCCACCATCCAAGAGCAATGCTCAGAAATGTGTTTGGAAGCTAGCCAGGCCTTTAAGGAACTAGGATCATCAATCAGAACAATGACCATGCCATCATCTTCAGACACACATGTTGCAAACGCAAAAGCTGCAGTGAAGAGCCTCAAGACATTGCTCCAATCAAGTTCATGGAAAGAAACAGACCTTCTATCACTCATACCAGCTGCAACAGTGGCTTCACTACTGATTGATATAGTTGAATTCACGGAAAAAATAGCAGATTCAGTTAATAATCTTGCAACCCTCACACATTTTGAAGTTGTAGATACAGATAAATCCTCAACAAAACCACAACAACCATCACAATCATCTCCACACTGTGAATGTGTTGAACCGGGTCCCAAGACTGATAGCCTCCAACTCGTTATTCTAATTGAGGACTCAGCGCTAGCTGTGTCAGATAGTGAAAAATCGAACAGAGTTTGA
- the LOC114380232 gene encoding transcription factor LHW-like, with protein sequence MGFSLKEALRTLCSRNRWSYAVFWKIGCNNSKLLIWEDYYYEPLPSPFPPRTVGRSNFPYQDEEGCWFSSESQLGIQEEDRVRVLINKMMVNNSVSIAGEGIVGRAAFTGNYQWILLNNFTRDAYPPEVYPELHYQFSAGMQTVAVIPVLPHGVVQLGSFSPIMEDIGFVNDVKNFILQLGCVPGALLSEDYSAKVSNEKFAGPVTVDPPVITSNCTPSVANGSNQLTNSPLASRPVAQPPHPLRGGINNYQGSLLTPQAYNPNQVFDGICQPKAHSMIKTNVCGQPKKTIVEAEAKVIPTNFDSCLQQHSVYNARSAFNELSSFNQSNLSDGSLKYMEQQTSGVGRQSQVIPNVNPSSALNMPRLKIDGGKILEQNQSSSGSSLLGGIPICSGSNLLRTNMINCSLSNPPKVSTNTSDFSGMYKVGFGLQSNNTTTNAVLCSVPNFTNQSVTNHMNLEGSGQKSLSIDLKQVWDAFASTDQRIDDDLLQAALKIPSLHLEEHVPMGDHISGFVQDCLSKDLTSQHMMKMNVKHAEADAQLPSGDDLFDVLGVDLKRRLLNGNRNELLATDSDAITEHLDKKATHMNLQGVGPNNSYSVNEAISESGIFSGTDTDHLLDAVVLKAQSAAKQNSDEMSCRTTLTRISTASIPSPVCKQVMPDHVAPRGLFDFPKTGVKTASAETSSLRSGCSKDDAGNCSQTTSIYGSKLSSWVENSSNFKRESSVSTGYSKRPDEVCKSNRKRLKPGENPRPRPKDRQMIQDRVKELREIVPNGAKCSIDALLEKTIKHMLFLQSVTKHADKLKQTGESKIVSKEGGLLLKDNFEGGATWAYEVGAQSMVCPIIVEDLNPPRQMLVEMLCEECGFFLEIADLIRGLGLTILKGVMEARNDKIWARFAVEANRDVTRMEIFMSLVRLLDQTVKGGASSSNAIDNNMMLYHSFPQATQIPATGRPSSLQ encoded by the exons ATGGGGTTTTCGCTCAAAGAGGCTTTGAGGACTCTGTGCTCAAGGAATCGCTGGTCTTATGCCGTGTTCTGGAAGATCGGTTGTAATAATTCCAA GTTGTTAATCTGGGAAGATTACTACTACGAACCCTTGCCCTCTCCTTTCCCTCCACGAACTGTTGGGAGGTCTAATTTTCCTTACCAAGATGAGGAAGGATGTTGGTTTTCTTCTGAGTCTCAGCTAGGGATTCAGGAGGAGGACAGAGTCCGTGTATTGATCAACAAAATGATGGTGAATAATTCAGTCAGTATTGCTGGAGAAGG GATAGTTGGACGGGCAGCATTTACAGGAAACTATCAGTGGATTCTTTTGAACAATTTCACTAGAGATGCTTATCCACCAGAG GTATATCCTGAGTTGCATTACCAATTTTCAGCTGGAATGCAG ACGGTGGCAGTTATTCCTGTGCTTCCCCATGGGGTTGTTCAACTAGGTTCTTTCTCGCCG ATAATGGAAGATATAGGATTTGTGAATGATGTAAAGAACTTTATCTTGCAATTGGGATGTGTACCTGGTGCCCTTCTATCTGAAGACTATTCAGCAAAAGTTTCTAATGAAAAATTCGCTGGACCTGTGACCGTTGATCCACCTGTCATTACTTCAAACTGCACTCCCTCGGTAGCTAATGGTTCCAACCAACTTACTAATTCTCCTCTTGCTTCAAGGCCTGTTGCTCAGCCACCTCATCCTCTAAGGGGAGGAATAAATAATTACCAGGGTTCTTTATTGACACCTCAAGCCTATAACCCGAACCAGGTATTTGATGGCATTTGCCAACCAAAGGCTCATTCAATGATCAAAACAAATGTCTGTGGCCAACCAAAGAAGACCATTGTTGAGGCTGAAGCTAAGGTGATACCTACAAATTTTGATTCATGTCTGCAACAACATTCTGTTTATAATGCTAGATCTGCATTCAATGAGTTATCTAGTTTCAATCAATCAAATCTGAGTGACGGCAGCCTTAAATATATGGAACAACAAACATCAGGTGTTGGGAGACAGAGTCAAGTTATTCCTAACGTGAATCCATCAAGTGCCTTAAATATGCCTCGGCTGAAAATCGATGGAGGTAAAATTCTTGAACAGAATCAGAGTTCTAGTGGCAGTTCACTACTCGGAGGAATCCCAATATGTAGTGGGAGTAATCTTTTGAGGACAAATATGATTAACTGCTCACTTTCAAATCCTCCCAAAGTATCCACTAACACTTCTGATTTTTCTGGAATGTACAAGGTTGGGTTTGGACTCCAAAGTAACAATACAACAACTAATGCTGTGCTTTGTTCTGTGCCTAATTTCACTAATCAATCAGTTACCAATCACATGAATCTAGAAGGCTCTGGTCAGAAAAGTCTTTCCATTGATTTAAAGCAAGTGTGGGATGCCTTTGCGTCAACTGATCAAAGGATAGATGATGATTTGCTTCAGGCCGCCCTTAAGATTCCATCTCTTCATCTGGAGGAGCATGTGCCTATGGGTGATCACATCTCTGGTTTTGTTCAAGATTGCCTCAGTAAAGATCTTACTAGTCAACATATGATGAAAATGAATGTTAAGCATGCAGAAGCCGATGCTCAACTTCCATCAGGTGATGACCTCTTCGATGTTTTGGGCGTGGATTTGAAAAGGAGACTACTCAATGGAAACCGGAATGAGTTGCTTGCCACTGATTCAGATGCCATCACAGAACATCTAGATAAAAAGGCAACACACATGAATTTGCAAGGTGTAGGTCCTAATAATAGTTATTCAGTTAATGAAGCTATATCAGAAAGTGGCATCTTCTCTGGAACGGACACAGACCACCTTTTAGATGCTGTGGTTTTAAAAGCTCAATCTGCTGCAAAACAGAATTCTGATGAAATGTCATGCAGGACAACATTGACAAGGATTAGTACCGCCTCAATTCCTTCTCCTGTCTGCAAGCAAGTTATGCCTGATCATGTTGCCCCGAGGGGATTGTTTGATTTTCCTAAGACCGGAGTTAAAACAGCTTCTGCAGAAACAAGTTCTCTTAGGTCTGGGTGTAGCAAGGATGATGCTGGAAACTGCTCTCAAACTACTTCCATATATGGGTCTAAGCTTAGTTCATGGGTTGAGAATAGTAGTAATTTTAAACGTGAAAGCAGTGTTTCAACTGGATACTCCAAGCGACCAGATGAAGTTTGCAAATCAAATCGTAAAAGACTTAAACCAGGAGAGAACCCTAGGCCTAGGCCTAAAGATCGCCAAATGATTCAAGATCGTGTGAAAGAGTTGCGGGAAATTGTGCCAAATGGAGCAAAA TGTAGCATAGATGCACTTCTGGAAAAGACCATCAAGCATATGCTTTTCCTGCAAAGTGTAACAAAGCATGCTGACAAGCTGAAACAGACAGGGGAATCTAAG ATTGTCAGTAAAGAAGGTGGATTGCTATTAAAAGATAACTTTGAGGGAGGGGCTACATGGGCATATGAGGTTGGTGCACAATCAATGGTTTGTCCAATCATTGTTGAGGATCTCAATCCTCCTCGTCAGATGCTAGTAGAG ATGCTTTGTGAGGAATGCGGTTTCTTTCTGGAAATAGCTGACTTAATCAGAGGATTAGGTTTAACCATCTTGAAGGGAGTCATGGAAGCTCGCAATGACAAGATCTGGGCACGCTTTGCTGTTGAG GCAAACAGGGATGTAACCAGGATGGAAATATTTATGTCACTGGTTCGTCTTTTGGATCAAACGGTGAAGGGTGGTGCATCTTCGTCGAATGCAATTGATAACAACATGATGCTGTATCATTCTTTCCCACAAGCTACCCAGATACCAGCAACTGGCAGGCCTAGTAGTTTGCAATGA